A stretch of DNA from Drosophila subpulchrella strain 33 F10 #4 breed RU33 unplaced genomic scaffold, RU_Dsub_v1.1 Primary Assembly Seq19, whole genome shotgun sequence:
ACTACATTTTCAATATACCATTTGCCAATCAAATTCGTGATATAAGttcaatttgtgtttttttttctgaagaaCTTATTCTGGAGTTTTATAGTATAGTTATTAAATCATGAACATCGATTGATAACGAGTTTCTGCAAAAAGTGGCGAGGAACATTCTTTGACTTGCATTTTAAGATACTCTGGTACAGCTGCTGAAATCAATGCGGCCacacttctttaaaaaaaaaaatgctaacggcctaacaaaataattggataagtaaaatgtacaaagttttaaattgaaagtaTCTTTCTCTTGTTAACGAACGTTGTAGCCCTGAAAAGGGCTTGTTTAAACTAATTTCAGATATCGAAATCTAAAATAGCGATTGCGAGCAGGTACCAGGTACTGTACTTTTGCTAAATTTACTTCTTGGCAGCCGTAGTCTTGGCTTTCGGCTTTTTAGCGGTAGCAGGAGCAGCTGCTTTTTTCACCGCCTTTTTGGGCTTAGCAGACGCCGCTGGCTTGGCCTTTGGTGCTTTCGCCGCCTTTGGCTTCGCTGCGATCGACTTGGCCTTCGCTGCTGTTGGCTTCGCCTTTACGGTTCCAGTTTTCTTGGCATCCTTGGCCTTTgccttttcggttttcttCTTCTCTGCGGTCTTTTTGGTGGTAACAGCCTTCTTAGCCTTGGGCTTCTTCTCGTCAGCTCCGGCGGCAGCTTTCTTGGCGGTGGATCCGGTCTTCTTGACGGCTACCTTCTTGCTTTTCACCTTCTTCTCAGCAGACGCAGGCTTCGGCTTCGGATCCTTCTTGGCGGAGGCCGACAGTTTAAATGAGCCAGACGCCCCTTTTCCCTTGGTTTGGATCAGCTTTCCATTGACCACGGCGGATTTCAAGTATTTCTTGATGAATGGAGCCAGCTTCTGGGCATCGCATTTATAGGTGGCAGTGATGTATTTCTTAATTGCCAGAAGCGATGAGCCGCCACGTTCCTTCAAATTCTTGATGGATGCGTCcaccatttgttgagttggCGGATGCGATGGCGGGGCAGCAGCCCTTTTCACCTTTGGGGCAGCGGATCCAGATGCCTTCTTGGTGGCCACCTTCTTCTCAACTGACACTGACGGGGCAGCCACTGGGGAAGCGGACGTTGCAACTGCAgaatcagacatttttcttcactaaaatacactttttcgTATAGAAAATGGGCCGCGCGCTTATTACCAACCTCCTTCGTTCGGATGAGAATCGAGGAGGAGAGCACTTTAACTGTGCGCCTGGCATCAGGCATTTGCtctgctattatttgtttgaagtgcaaacatatttcttatttttagtgcttaagattctaaaacttaacaatctttttattgttttacattCTTAAATGATCTATTAAGCAggtaatgttttcaaaatgtaAGTATCTTGTTTTTGCGACCTTTTATTGCCTTATCAACTTCAACATAGACATTCGTAACATGagcaattttcttaaaaacccattttaaaatatgatatcttaaaaatattttgtaacttgctaatgaaaaaataaatttgaaccttttacttaaataagtactacaattatatttacttatcattagtttaggtattttattacttgttcCAAGTTGTCCCTTGGCTACGTACGAAGTTGGCTATCAAGCTACATTCGGCAATGGTTTTCTgactgttaaaaatataaatcttttaaaatattgtatttattcgaTGTTTTCTTAGATATATCATGTCTTTGCTCAAGACAGTACAGCATTGGATGCATGTTTATAAgcagtttttacaaaatttgctAATATGTGTTTCATGTATGAATCCCATTGAGGCCGCACTCAAGTTaacattaaagaaaaaaatctaaaaaatatacttaataatatttttcttgtttttttaaaagcattatgcattcattaacgcatatgatttattttcagatagcgtttaaaagtttttcgattttttgttgaTGCTTGAATGTCTAATGTTGATCGTGGTTGTCCCACATAACCCTCCCTTTCTAAAAACATGCCGACATTTATAacgaaaatttttgaaaaacgtgATAATACCAAAAGTACAATCAAATTGAATCtaatctattaaataaatctaatattacaaaaaacgatatataaattcaggaatatatatacctataagcagttttttttgtgtcccatataaaaatatcgtgGAGGTTGCACttaacattaaaaagaaaatataaaaaatgtatttttaaatctgtttatgttttattaagcAAATAGATTCACAAGCCTAGCTAATTTTTGTTCATCTcgcatgtaatattttttagtttttttctgaTGCTTGAAAGTCTTGACCATCCCTGCCGCATAGCAGCTCCATCGCATTAAAAACCCCACCCAatccaatatttattgattttatcaaTTCTAATTTCTATCAAATCACAAAAAGTTACATACAATTATTAACTCCACTTACGAAGGAACGAgtcgaaaagttttttttttattttaacgttGAAGCCTGcagataaaaatttgtatctcATTGACTGTAATTTgtggtcctgaaaaggaccgatTTGTACAAAGTATGTTAGCGCATTGGCAGCACGCACACTTAAGCACGCTCGCCGCGAATGCGACGGGCCAACTGGATGTCTTTGGGCATGATGGTGACACGCTTGGCATGAATGGCGCACAAGTTGGTATCTTCAAAGAGGCCAACCAGATAGGCCTCGCTAGCTTCCTGCAGAGCCATCACTGCCGAGCTCTGGAATCGCAGGTCAGTCTTGAAGTCCTGAGCGATTTCACGCACCAGACGCTGGAAAGGCAGCTTGCGGATCAGGAGCTCGGTACTCTTCTGGTATCGACGGATCTCACGCAGGGCAACAGTTCCAGGGCGATACCGATGGGGCTTCTTCACGCCTCCGGTGGCTGGTGCGCTCTTGCGAGCGGCCTTAGTAGCCAGTTGTTTGCGTGGCGCCTTGCCACCAGTCGATTTCCGAGCGGTTTGCTTGGTACGGGCCATTTTCGAGTTCACGTTCACTTCACGTttcaaaacacaataaacGATAGCTGCATTTGCTACCTACTTATATAGCAAAACGAGGAGGGTTGAAAAGAGAGGGAAGCAGAGGCCATCTCACTTGTCGAGCAGAGAGCGGTGAGCGAAGAGCGGGACGCACATATCGTTCGGACTCGCTCGTGTTTCTggggttttaggtataaataaGAGTGCGTCGAAAATCAGGAATTAGTTCTTCAGTGACTTTCGTTTCGTGCAGTGTGTTAACAGTAGAAAATAGTGAAATATGACTGGTCGCGGTAAAGGAGGCAAAGGCTTGGGAAAAGGAGGCGCCAAGCGTCATCGCAAAGTGCTGCGAGATAACATCCAGGGTATCACTAAGCCAGCAATCCGCCGTTTGGCTCGTCGCGGCGGTGTGAAGCGCATCTCGGGACTCATTTACGAGGAAACACGTGGCGTTCTGAAGGTGTTCTTGGAGAACGTTATCCGCGATGCCGTCACCTACACCGAACACGCCAAGAGGAAGACTGTCACAGCCATGGATGTTGTGTACGCTCTGAAGAGGCAAGGCCGCACCCTGTACGGCTTCGGCGGTTAAAAAACTAGTACAGCTTGTACTTCATTCAGCAatcggtccttttcaggaccaccattcaaattttcgaaggagacaaattttcaaataattttttgatttattggcaTACTGACCGGGAACTCGAAAGTTGATACTGCATATACATATTGCATTgaaccaaaattaaatttcaaatgggtATGGGTTCAGGTATGTATTTTGTAGAGGCTGTACCGCTTGCAGATACAGCATTAACGGAAATGCGTCTTTTTGGCGACGAACTTCTTAGAACATTCCAGATCTTATTTCTGACCAAGTGCTATTCAACgacatttcttgttttaatgatataatatacgtattggaaaatcttcacttctttggtaaaaacttggtcgtcctgaaaaggacggttgggttttattttttatgtacaaGTATGTAGTAGGCTCCGCATTTAAAACGTTTAAGCCTTCTTCTCGGTCTTCTTGGGCAACAGAACAGCCTGGATGTTGGGCAACACTCCACCCTGGGCAATGGTGACGCCGGAGAGTAGTTTGTTCAACTCCTCGTCGTTGCGGATGGCCAGCTGCAGATGACGAGGAATAATCCTAGTCTTCTTGTTGTCACGAGCAGCATTGCCAGCCAATTCGAGAACCTCAGCGGCCAGATATTCCATCACAGCAGCCAGGTAAACTGGAGCGCCGGCCCCAACTCGCTCGGCATAGTTGCCCTTGCGGAGCAAACGGTGAATACGGCCCACTGGGAACTGAAGACCGGCACGGTTAGAGCGGGACTTTGCCTTTCCcttcactttgccaccttttcCACGACcagacatttttctttacGAGTATTTCACTTAGTTCACTTTACACACTGAAAACGAATGCTCGACGAGCCCCGGGTAGCcacatatttatacttttgcgTCTGCCTGCGCGTTCATTTAGGGGTGGGTGCCTTAGACCTGAAAACATTGCtcgaaaaaaagtataaagctGAACGCGCTTGGGCACCATTATGATCAGTGAGTTGTGTTTGTGAAATCATAAGTGAAGTGAATAATGCCGCCGAAAACTAGTGGAAAGGCAGCCAAGAAGGCTGGCAAAGCCCAGAAGAACATCACCAAGACCGataagaagaagaagcgcaAGAGGAAGGAGAGCTACGCCATCTACATTTACAAGGTCCTGAAGCAGGTCCACCCTGACACCGGCATTTCGTCGAAGGCAATGAGCATCATGAACAGCTTTGTGAATGATATCTTCGAGCGCATTGCTGCCGAGGCGTCTCGTCTGGCTCACTACAACAAGCGCTCGACCATAACCAGTCGGGAGATCCAAACGGCTGTTCGCCTGCTCCTGCCCGGAGAGTTGGCCAAGCACGCCGTCAGTGAGGGAACCAAGGCTGTCACCAAGTACACCAGCTCCAAGTAATTTTCTCTTGCTGCGTATGGGCAGAAAGATCCAAAACGGCCCTTTTCAGGGCCACAACACATTTTACCAAAGAAACTACATTTTCAATATACCATTTGCCAATCAAATTCGTGATATAAGttcaatttgtgtttttttttctgaagaaCTTATTCTGGAGTTTTATAGTATAGTTATTAAATCATGAACATCGATTGATAACGAGTTTCTGCAAAAAGTGGCGAGGAACATTCTTTGACTTGCATTTTAAGATACTCTGGTACAGCTGCTGAAATCAATGCGGCCacacttctttaaaaaaaaaatgctaacggcctaacaaaataattggataagtaaaatgtacaaagttttaaattgaaagtaTCTTTCTCTTGTTAACGAACGTTGTAGCCCTGAAAAGGGCTTGTTTAAACTAATTTCAGATATCGAAATCTAAAATAGCGATTGCGAGCAGGTACCAGGTACTGTACTTTTGCTAAATTTACTTCTTGGCAGCCGTAGTCTTGGCTTTCGGCTTTTTAGCGGTAGCAGGAGCAGCTGCTTTTTTCACCGCCTTTTTGGGCTTAGCAGACGCCGCTGGCTTGGCCTTTGGTGCTTTCGCCGCCTTTGGCTTCGCTGCGATCGACTTGGCCTTCGCTGCTGTTGGCTTCGCCTTTACGGTTCCAGTTTTCTTGGCATCCTTGGCCTTTgccttttcggttttcttCTTCTCTGCGGTCTTTTTGGTGGTAACAGCCTTCTTAGCCTTGGGCTTCTTCTCGTCAGCTCCGGCGGCAGCTTTCTTGGCGGTGGATCCGGTCTTCTTGACGGCTACCTTCTTGCTTTTCACCTTCTTCTCAGCAGACGCAGGCTTCGGCTTCGGATCCTTCTTGGCGGAGGCCGACAGTTTAAATGAGCCAGACGCCCCTTTTCCCTTGGTTTGGATCAGCTTTCCATTGACCACGGCGGATTTCAAGTATTTCTTGATGAATGGAGCCAGCTTCTGGGCATCGCATTTATAGGTGGCAGTGATGTATTTCTTAATTGCCAGAAGCGATGAGCCGCCACGTTCCTTCAAATTCTTGATGGATGCGTCcaccatttgttgagttggCGGATGCGATGGCGGGGCAGCAGCCCTTTTCACCTTTGGGGCAGCGGATCCAGATGCCTTCTTGGTGGCCACCTTCTTCTCAACTGACACTGACGGGGCAGCCACTGGGGAAGCGGACATTTTTCTTCactaaaatacactttttcgTATAGAAAATGGGCCGCGCGCTTATTACCAACCTCCTTCGTTCGGATGAGAATCGAGGAGGAGAGCACTTTAACTGTGCGCCTGGCATCAGGCATTTGCtctgctattatttgtttgaagtgcaaacatattttcttatttttagtgcttaagattctaaaacttaacaatctttttattgttttacattCTTAAATGATCTATTAAGCAggtaatgttttcaaaatgtaAGTATCTTGTTTTTGCGACCTTTTATTGCCTTATCAACTTCAACATAGACATTCGTAACATGagcaattttcttaaaaacccattttaaaatatgatatcttaaaaatattttgtaacttgctaatgaaaaaataaatttgaaccttttacttaaataagtactacaattatatttacttatcattagtttaggtattttattacttgttcCAAGTTGTCCCTTGGCTACGTACGAAGTTGGCTATCAAGCTACATTCGGCAATGGTTTTCTGActgttaaaatataaatcttttaaaatattgtatttattcgaTGTTTTCTTAGATATATCATGTCTTTGCTCAAGACAGTACAGCATTGGATGCATGTTTATAAgcagtttttacaaaatttgctAATATGTGTTTCATGTATGAATCCCATTGAGGCCGCACTCAAGTTAacattaagaaaaaaatctaaaaaatatacttaataatatttttcttgttttttataaagcattatgcattcattaacgcatatgatttattttcagatagcgtttaaaagtttttcgatttttgTTGATGCTTGAATGTCTAATGTTGATCGTGGTTGTCCCACATAACCCTCCCTTTCTAAAAACATGCCGACATTTATAacgaaaatttttgaaaaaacgTGATAATACCAAAAGTACAATCAAATTGAATCTAATCTATTAATAAatctaatattacaaaaaacgatatataaattcaggaatatatatacctataaagcagttttttttgtgtcccatataaaaatatcgtgGAGGTTGCACttaacattaaaaagaaaatataaaaaatgtatttttaaatctgtttatgttttattaagcAAATAGATTCACAAGCCTAGCTAATTTTTGTTCATCTcgcatgtaatattttttagttttttctgATGCTTGAAAGTCTTGACCATACCCTGCCGCATAGCAGCTCCATCGCATTAAAACCCCACCCAatccaatatttattgattttatcaaTTCTAATTTCTATCAAATCACAAAAAAGTTACATACAATTATTAACTCCACTTACGAAGGAACGAgtcgaaaatttttttttttattttaacgttGAAGCCTGcagataaaaatttgtatctcATTGACCTGTAATTTgtggtcctgaaaaggaccgatTTGTACAAAGTATGTTAGCGCATTGGCAGCACGCACACTTAAGCACGCTCGCCGCGAATGCGACGGGCCAACTGGATGTCTTTGGGCATGATGGTGACACGCTTGGCATGAATGGCGCACAAGTTGGTATCTTCAAAGAGGCCAACCAGATAGGCCTCGCTAGCTTCCTGCAGAGCCATCACTGCCGAGCTCTGGAATCGCAGGTCAGTCTTGAAGTCCTGAGCGATTTCACGCACCAGACGCTGAAAGGCAGCTTGCGGATCAGGAGCTCGGTACTCTTCTGGTATCGACGGATCTCAACGCAGGGGCAAACAGTTCCAGGGGCGATACCGATGGGGCTTCTTCACGCCTCCGGTGGCTGGTGCGCTCTTGCGAGCGGCCTTAGTAGCCAGTTGTTTGCGTGGCGCCTTGCCACCAGTCGATTTCCGAGCGGTTTGCTTGGTACGGGCCATTTTCGAGTTCACGTTCACTTCACGTttcaaaacacaataaacGATAGCTGCATTTGCTACCTACTTATATAGCAAAACGAGGAGGGTTGAAAAGAGAGGGAAGCAGAGGCCATCTCACTTGTCGAGCAGAGAGCGGTGAGCGAAGAGCGGGACGCACATATCGTTCGGACTCGCTCGTGTTTCTggggttttaggtataaataaGAGTGCGTCGAAAATCAGGAATTAGTTCTTCAGTGACTTTCGTTTCGTGCAGTGTGTTAACAGTAGAAAATAGTGAAATATGACTGGTCGCGGTAAAGGAGGCAAAGGCTTGGGGAAAAAGGAGGCGCCAAGCGTCATCGCAAAGTGCTGCGAGATAACATCCAGGGTATCACTAAGCCAGCAATCCGCCGTTTGGGCTCGTCGCGGCGGTGTGAAGCGCATCTCGGGACTCATTTACGAGGAAACACGTGGCGTTCTGAAGGTGTTCTTGGAGAACGTTATCCGCGATGCCGTCACCTACACCGAACACGCCAAGAGGAAGACTGTCACAGCCATGGATGTTGTGTACGCTCTGAAGAGGCAAGGCCGCACCCTGTACGGCTTCGGCGGTTAAAAAAACTAGTACAGCTTGTACTTCATTCAGCAatcggtccttttcaggaccacCATTCAAATTTTCGATGgagacaaattttcaaataattttttgatttattggcaTACTGACCGGGAACTCGAAAGTTGATACTGCATATACATATTGCATTgaaccaaaattaaatttcaaatggaTATGGGTTCAGGTATGTATTTTGTAGAGGCTGTACCGCTTGCAGATACAGCATTAACGGAAATGCGTCTTTTTGGGCGACGAACTTCTTAGAACATTCCAGATCTTATTTCTGACCAAGTGCTATTCAACgacatttcttgttttaatgatataatatACGTATTGGAAAAATCTTCACTTCTTTGGTAAAAACTTGGTCGTCCTGAAAAGGACGgttgggttttattttttatgtacaaGTATGTAGTAGGCTCCGCATTTAAAAACGTTTAAGCCTTCTTCTCGGTCTTCTTGGGCAACAGAACAGCCTGGATGTTGGGCAACACTCCACCCTGGGCAATGGTGACGCCGGAGAGTAGTTTGTTCAACTCCTCGTCGTTGCGGATGGCCAGCTGCAGATGACGAGGAATAATCCTAGTCTTCTTGTTGTCACGAGCAGCAATTGCCAGCCAATTCGAGAACCTCAGCGGCCAGATATTCCATCACAGCAGCCAGGTAAACTGGAGCGCCGGCCCCAACTCGCTCGGCATAGTTGCCCTTGCGGAGCAAACGGTGAATACGGCCCACTGGGAACTGAAGACCGGCACGGTTAGAGCGGGACTTTGCCTTTCCcttcactttgccaccttttcCACGACcagacatttttctttacGAGTATTTCACTTAGTTCACTTTAACACACTGAAAACGAATGCTCGACGAGCCCCGGGTAGCcacatatttatacttttgcgTCTGCCTGCGCGTTCATTTAGGGGTGGTGCCTTAGACCTGAAAACATTGCtcgaaaaaaagtataaagctGAACGCGCTTGGGCACCATTATGATCAGTGAGTTGTGTTTGTGAAATCATAAGTGAAGTGAATAATGCCGCCGAAAACTAGTGGAAAGGCAGCCAAGAAGGCTGGCAAAGCCCAGAAGAACATCACCAAGACCGataagaagaagaagcgcaAGAGGAAGGAGAGCTACGCCATCTACATTTACAAGGTCCTGAAGCAGGTCCACCCTGACACCGGCATTTCGTCGAAGGCAATGAGCATCATGAACAGCTTTGTGAATGATATCTTCGAGCGCATTGCTGCCGAGGCGTCTCGTCTGGCTCACTACAACAAGCGCTCGACCATAACCAGTCGGGAGATCCAAACGGCTGTTCGCCTGCTCCTGCCCG
This window harbors:
- the LOC119559238 gene encoding histone H1-like, producing the protein MSASPVAAPSVSVEKKVATKKASGSAAPKVKRAAAPPSHPPTQQMVDASIKNLKERGGSSLLAIKKYITATYKCDAQKLAPFIKKYLKSAVVNGKLIQTKGKGASGSFKLSASAKKDPKPKPASAEKKVKSKKVAVKKTGSTAKKAAAGADEKKPKAKKAVTTKKTAEKKKTEKAKAKDAKKTGTVKAKPTAAKAKSIAAKPKAAKAPKAKPAASAKPKKAVKKAAAPATAKKPKAKTTAAKK
- the LOC119559207 gene encoding histone H4, which codes for MTGRGKGGKGLGKGGAKRHRKVLRDNIQGITKPAIRRLARRGGVKRISGLIYEETRGVLKVFLENVIRDAVTYTEHAKRKTVTAMDVVYALKRQGRTLYGFGG
- the LOC119559244 gene encoding histone H3-like is translated as MARTKQTARKSTGGKAPRKQLATKAARKSAPATGGVKKPHRYRPWNSAFQRLVREIAQDFKTDLRFQSSAVMALQEASEAYLVGLFEDTNLCAIHAKRVTIMPKDIQLARRIRGERA
- the LOC119559202 gene encoding histone H2B isoform X1 — encoded protein: MPPKTSGKAAKKAGKAQKNITKTDKKKKRKRKESYAIYIYKVLKQVHPDTGISSKAMSIMNSFVNDIFERIAAEASRLAHYNKRSTITSREIQTAVRLLLPGELAKHAVSEGTKAVTKYTSSK
- the LOC119559183 gene encoding histone H2A, which codes for MSGRGKGGKVKGKAKSRSNRAGLQFPVGRIHRLLRKGNYAERVGAGAPVYLAAVMEYLAAEVLELAGNAARDNKKTRIIPRHLQLAIRNDEELNKLLSGVTIAQGGVLPNIQAVLLPKKTEKKA
- the LOC119559245 gene encoding histone H4-like translates to MTGRGKGGKGLGKKEAPSVIAKCCEITSRVSLSQQSAVWARRGGVKRISGLIYEETRGVLKVFLENVIRDAVTYTEHAKRKTVTAMDVVYALKRQGRTLYGFGG
- the LOC119559242 gene encoding histone H1-like, with translation MSDSAVATSASPVAAPSVSVEKKVATKKASGSAAPKVKRAAAPPSHPPTQQMVDASIKNLKERGGSSLLAIKKYITATYKCDAQKLAPFIKKYLKSAVVNGKLIQTKGKGASGSFKLSASAKKDPKPKPASAEKKVKSKKVAVKKTGSTAKKAAAGADEKKPKAKKAVTTKKTAEKKKTEKAKAKDAKKTGTVKAKPTAAKAKSIAAKPKAAKAPKAKPAASAKPKKAVKKAAAPATAKKPKAKTTAAKK
- the LOC119559193 gene encoding LOW QUALITY PROTEIN: histone H2A-like (The sequence of the model RefSeq protein was modified relative to this genomic sequence to represent the inferred CDS: deleted 1 base in 1 codon), with amino-acid sequence MSGRGKGGKVKGKAKSRSNRAGLQFPVGRIHRLLRKGNYAERVGAGAPVYLAAVMEYLAAEVLELAGNAARDNKKTRIIPRHLQLAIRNDEELNKLLSGVTIAQGGVLPNIQAVLLPKKTEKKA
- the LOC119559181 gene encoding histone H3 → MARTKQTARKSTGGKAPRKQLATKAARKSAPATGGVKKPHRYRPGTVALREIRRYQKSTELLIRKLPFQRLVREIAQDFKTDLRFQSSAVMALQEASEAYLVGLFEDTNLCAIHAKRVTIMPKDIQLARRIRGERA
- the LOC119559204 gene encoding histone H2B — its product is MPPKTSGKAAKKAGKAQKNITKTDKKKKRKRKESYAIYIYKVLKQVHPDTGISSKAMSIMNSFVNDIFERIAAEASRLAHYNKRSTITSREIQTAVRLLLPGELAKHAVSEGTKAVTKYTSSK
- the LOC119559202 gene encoding histone H2B isoform X2 encodes the protein MSIMNSFVNDIFERIAAEASRLAHYNKRSTITSREIQTAVRLLLPGELAKHAVSEGTKAVTKYTSSK